In a genomic window of Coregonus clupeaformis isolate EN_2021a chromosome 27, ASM2061545v1, whole genome shotgun sequence:
- the wu:fi75a02 gene encoding uncharacterized protein wu:fi75a02 isoform X2 produces MSSVPADPKGSQQIPSTMSVGLVGPCPPLSQLYHEQLATGCRETSKVQKTAAAGGGPLVTMTMSLRPAESKAIDGNLGMYSDGREQQILVEHRQSALGSVASLRGHVCGTAGAADFRRTERQVSDQIQGIQRPGNKGNVWVHPKQLDSTSRGPAGASPPPQACPPGPAPPAGPTSEQLGTLECCLAPHQAEMKWLLTGTLGSLCQRLQVVERRMEELCEQGKTHGNSLVLLNTQVGQLARGMTATTKQDLSPLHGLGKEPRVLKEEKLDFTKLLPHAPNPSCNMGCSGTDKVSLTGCQWRMATTFSPSHSPSRRGDHKEGLGGEMERTESGHSVSSVGKEAVTEGCVQGNYSPVSDFEDLDMELAGEKGQDAATLLVNSALVDTESSDSQKVPLPFTSRKSQSGASCPFSPASSMETHPRSPHIHVPTQSQGQSKSTEVPTCPISGKGRTMAAFSEMVHLSPIGACSLLPHSVKVVGSSRSAQTGIIAPAPTDFQLRITSPPRTDHMAYTQSSKEAEKDRKHERKRRNKREAKAHSVGEFDSTAAMSIKGSFSAQIQDQLQVGVGRETAEERQQSQQHERFVESIRVSYAGQENQTLRLTLPPNQQHSPLCHAQFKSPDRVSSPSGSVFAPYSRCPLPSPPMSGYVDPQKGKQVSDRSRLPFHSTSPSLDTSLASKFSSPRNGSSKSLIVGVRSTHHEGQSLLLQLSDTANHLIAASPSPELPSPPDGGQSRRGNLPHFFNFKLKHHWDKDRPSCKKRPLKGISSTGGALAMTLPELQEEMSQHHWQPLVILGSSVLLLSPLQLGPLAQTFSRCCSKPLNGDPSTLQRGLSRLLRATGQFPMSLFSQMGFSKFSKWGLSTVLAASSPASFRHWFRHKHPAPLMRLSATEKTVVCQIMESRKKYMYLPLLPLKDYTGPPGLGNDNSTTLTSPPTRRGRVRLTPERALSNPRTSHGQSPKTMRLDNQPEPVPSLAIASANVKYPGLHGHGCSSSREGGLYEAGVGAQPGQRSKRVSQIRIRKTVPKPDNNLTPMGLPKPKRLKKKEFSLEEIYTNKNYKSPTPNRSLETIFEEPKEKNGSLVCIGHQKRKRVLDFPDFTLPRKRKARANLPPLRVKGPRGRGRRERPDDADLDIMLIERLSELEDFFTCQGLED; encoded by the exons ATGTCATCTGTTCCGGCTGATCCAAAAGGTAGTCAGCAGATACCCAGCACCATGTCGGTGGGTCTGGTGGGTCCatgcccccctctctcccagcTGTACCATGAACAACTGGCCACAGGGTGTAGAGAGACTAGCAAGGTCCAGAAAACTGCTGCGGCGGGTGGAGGACCTCTGGTGACAATGACCATGTCTCTCAGACCAGCAGAGAGCAAAGCTATAGATGGTAATCTTGGGATGTACTCTGATGGGAGAGAGCAACAGATCCTGGTGGAGCACAGGCAGAGCGCTTTGGGCTCAGTCGCCAGTCTGAGAGGTCATGTCTGTGGGACTGCTGGCGCTGCCGACTTCAGAAGAACAGAGAGACAAGTGTCAGACCAG ATCCAAGGCATTCAAAGACCTGGCAACAAAGGCAATGTCTGGGTTCATCCAAAACAACTAG ATTCTACCTCCAGAGGCCCAGCCGGGGCCTCGCCTCCGCCTCAAGCCTGCCCCCCTGGCCCTGCTCCCCCGGCCGGCCCCACAAGCGAGCAGCTGGGCACCCTGGAGTGCTGTCTGGCACCCCACCAGGCAGAGATGAAGTGGCTGTTGACGGGTACCCTGGGCTCCCTGTGCCAGCGGCTACAGgtggtggagaggaggatggaggagctCTGTGAGCAGGGAAAAACACACGGCAACAGCCTGGTCCTGCTCAACACCCAGGTGGGCCAGCTGGCAAGAGGGATGACTGCCACCACCAAACAGGACTTGTCACCTCTCCATGGTCTGG GAAAGGAACCAAGAGTGCTGAAAGAAGAAAAGTTGGACTTCACCAAGCTGTTACCACACGCTCCAAACCCTTCATGCAATATGGGCTGCTCTGGAACAGACAAGGTTAGCCTCACTGGATGTCAATGGAGGATGGCGACAACATTTTCACCTAGCCACAGTCCGTCCCGGCGCGGTGACCACAAAGAGGGATTAGGTGGGGAAATGGAAAGGACAGAGTCAGGACACTCTGTATCCTCTGTCGGAAAAGAGGCGGTCACAGAGGGGTGCGTACAGGGAAACTACTCCCCTGTGTCGGACTTTGAGGATCTGGACATGGAGCTGGCTGGCGAGAAGGGGCAGGACGCTGCCACCTTGTTGGTCAATTCTGCCCTGGTGGATACAGAGTCTAGTGACAGCCAGAAAGTGCCCCTTCCATTCACTTCTCGGAAGTCACAATCTGGGGCGTCCTGCCCCTTCTCGCCAGCCAGCTCCATGGAGACACATCCACGCTCTCCTCATATACACGTCCCCACTCAATCCCAAGGCCAGTCCAAAAGCACTGAGGTCCCAACGTGTCCAATTTCAGGTAAGGGTAGGACTATGGCTGCATTTTCTGAGATGGTCCATTTGAGCCCTATAGGAGCTTGCTCTCTGTTGCCACATTCTGTTAAAGTCGTAGGGTCATCTAGGTCTGCGCAAACGGGCATAATAGCTCCTGCTCCAACTGATTTCCAGCTAAGGATCACCAGCCCACCTCGCACTGACCACATGGCCTACACTCAGTCCTCCAAAGAAGCAGAGAAAGACCGGAAGCATGAGAGGAAGAGGCGGAACAAGAGGGAAGCGAAGGCACACTCGGTTGGTGAGTTTGACTCCACTGCCGCCATGTCCATCAAGGGTAGCTTCTCCGCCCAAATACAGGACCAACTGCAAGTTGGTGTGGGCAGGGAGACAGCCGAGGAGAGGCAGCAGAGTCAACAACACGAGAGGTTTGTGGAGAGTATAAGGGTGTCGTATGCCGGACAAGAAAATCAGACTCTGAGATTAACCTTACCTCCTAATCAGCAACACTCTCCATTGTGCCATGCCCAGTTTAAATCTCCAGACAGAGTATCATCACCATCAGGTTCAGTCTTTGCACCGTATTCCCGGTGCCCTCTGCCCTCTCCACCCATGTCTGGCTACGTGGACCCTCAGAAGGGCAAACAAGTCTCAGACCGATCCCGCCTGCCCTTCCACTCTACCAGCCCCTCTCTGGACACCTCCCTGGCCTCCAAGTTTTCCTCTCCCCGAAATGGCTCTTCTAAATCTCTCATCGTTGGTGTTCGATCCACCCACCACGAGGGCCAGTCCCTCCTGCTCCAGCTGTCGGACACAGCCAACCACCTCATAGCCGCCAGCCCCTCCCCGGAGCTCCCCTCACCCCCGGATGGTGGTCAAAGCAGACGGGGGAACCTCCCGCACTTCTTCAACTTCAAGCTCAAGCACCACTGGGATAAGGACCGGCCCTCCTGTAAGAAGCGGCCGCTAAAAGGCATCAGCAGCACTGGTGGCGCTCTAGCCATGACTCTCCCGGAGCTGCAGGAGGAGATGTCGCAGCACCACTGGCAGCCACTGGTGATTCTGGGCAGCTCAGTCTTGCTTCTGTCCCCCCTGCAGCTGGGGCCCCTAGCCCAGACCTTCTCGCGCTGCTGCAGCAAACCCCTGAACGGAGACCCCTCCACTCTGCAGCGGGGTCTCTCCCGCCTTCTCCGCGCCACAGGCCAGTTCCCCATGTCCCTCTTCAGCCAGATGGGCTTCTCGAAGTTCTCCAAGTGGGGTCTGAGCACTGTGCTGGCCGCCTCCTCCCCCGCCTCCTTCCGCCACTGGTTCAGACACAAGCACCCCGCGCCCCTCATGAGactgtcggccacggagaagacTGTGGTGTGTCAGATCATGGAGTCGCGGAAGAAGTACATGTATCTTCCCCTGCTGCCCCTCAAGGACTACACTGGCCCTCCTGGCCTGGGCAATGACAACAG CACAactctcacctctccacctacACGACGAGGTAGGGTCAGACTCACCCCAGAGCGTGCCCTTTCCAACCCCAGAACCAGCCATGGGCAAAGCCCCAAGACCATGCGTCTGGATAACCAGCCTGAGCCTGTACCCAGTCTTGCCATCGCTAGTGCCAATGTCAAATATCCCGGTCTGCATGGTCATGGCTGCAGCTCATCCAGAGAG GGAGGTCTGTATGAGGCGGGTGTGGGAGCCCAGCCAGGCCAGCGCTCCAAGAGGGTATCCCAGATCCGCATTCGGAAGACTGTTCCCAAACCAGACAACAACCTCACTCCCATGGGCCTGCCCAAACCAAAGAG GCTGAAGAAGAAGGAGTTCAGCTTGGAGGAGATTTACACCAACAAGAATTATAAATCACCCACTCCCAACAG GAGCCTAGAGACCATCTTCGAGGAGCCCAAGGAGAAGAATGGATCGCTGGTCTGCATCGGCCACCAGAAGAGGAAGCGCGTGCTGGACTTCCCAGACTTTACACTGCCGCGCAAACGTAAAGCCCGGGCCAACCTGCCGCCCCTGCGTGTGAAGGGCCCCAGGGGCAGGGGCCGGAGGGAGAGGCCCGACGATGCCGACCTGGACATTATGCTCATCGAGAGGCTGAGCGAGCTGGAGGACTTCTTCACCTGCCAAGGCCTGGAGGACTGA
- the wu:fi75a02 gene encoding uncharacterized protein wu:fi75a02 isoform X1: MSSVPADPKGSQQIPSTMSVGLVGPCPPLSQLYHEQLATGCRETSKVQKTAAAGGGPLVTMTMSLRPAESKAIDGNLGMYSDGREQQILVEHRQSALGSVASLRGHVCGTAGAADFRRTERQVSDQIQGIQRPGNKGNVWVHPKQLDSTSRGPAGASPPPQACPPGPAPPAGPTSEQLGTLECCLAPHQAEMKWLLTGTLGSLCQRLQVVERRMEELCEQGKTHGNSLVLLNTQVGQLARGMTATTKQDLSPLHGLGKEPRVLKEEKLDFTKLLPHAPNPSCNMGCSGTDKVSLTGCQWRMATTFSPSHSPSRRGDHKEGLGGEMERTESGHSVSSVGKEAVTEGCVQGNYSPVSDFEDLDMELAGEKGQDAATLLVNSALVDTESSDSQKVPLPFTSRKSQSGASCPFSPASSMETHPRSPHIHVPTQSQGQSKSTEVPTCPISGKGRTMAAFSEMVHLSPIGACSLLPHSVKVVGSSRSAQTGIIAPAPTDFQLRITSPPRTDHMAYTQSSKEAEKDRKHERKRRNKREAKAHSVGEFDSTAAMSIKGSFSAQIQDQLQVGVGRETAEERQQSQQHERFVESIRVSYAGQENQTLRLTLPPNQQHSPLCHAQFKSPDRVSSPSGSVFAPYSRCPLPSPPMSGYVDPQKGKQVSDRSRLPFHSTSPSLDTSLASKFSSPRNGSSKSLIVGVRSTHHEGQSLLLQLSDTANHLIAASPSPELPSPPDGGQSRRGNLPHFFNFKLKHHWDKDRPSCKKRPLKGISSTGGALAMTLPELQEEMSQHHWQPLVILGSSVLLLSPLQLGPLAQTFSRCCSKPLNGDPSTLQRGLSRLLRATGQFPMSLFSQMGFSKFSKWGLSTVLAASSPASFRHWFRHKHPAPLMRLSATEKTVVCQIMESRKKYMYLPLLPLKDYTGPPGLGNDNSSTTLTSPPTRRGRVRLTPERALSNPRTSHGQSPKTMRLDNQPEPVPSLAIASANVKYPGLHGHGCSSSREGGLYEAGVGAQPGQRSKRVSQIRIRKTVPKPDNNLTPMGLPKPKRLKKKEFSLEEIYTNKNYKSPTPNRSLETIFEEPKEKNGSLVCIGHQKRKRVLDFPDFTLPRKRKARANLPPLRVKGPRGRGRRERPDDADLDIMLIERLSELEDFFTCQGLED, from the exons ATGTCATCTGTTCCGGCTGATCCAAAAGGTAGTCAGCAGATACCCAGCACCATGTCGGTGGGTCTGGTGGGTCCatgcccccctctctcccagcTGTACCATGAACAACTGGCCACAGGGTGTAGAGAGACTAGCAAGGTCCAGAAAACTGCTGCGGCGGGTGGAGGACCTCTGGTGACAATGACCATGTCTCTCAGACCAGCAGAGAGCAAAGCTATAGATGGTAATCTTGGGATGTACTCTGATGGGAGAGAGCAACAGATCCTGGTGGAGCACAGGCAGAGCGCTTTGGGCTCAGTCGCCAGTCTGAGAGGTCATGTCTGTGGGACTGCTGGCGCTGCCGACTTCAGAAGAACAGAGAGACAAGTGTCAGACCAG ATCCAAGGCATTCAAAGACCTGGCAACAAAGGCAATGTCTGGGTTCATCCAAAACAACTAG ATTCTACCTCCAGAGGCCCAGCCGGGGCCTCGCCTCCGCCTCAAGCCTGCCCCCCTGGCCCTGCTCCCCCGGCCGGCCCCACAAGCGAGCAGCTGGGCACCCTGGAGTGCTGTCTGGCACCCCACCAGGCAGAGATGAAGTGGCTGTTGACGGGTACCCTGGGCTCCCTGTGCCAGCGGCTACAGgtggtggagaggaggatggaggagctCTGTGAGCAGGGAAAAACACACGGCAACAGCCTGGTCCTGCTCAACACCCAGGTGGGCCAGCTGGCAAGAGGGATGACTGCCACCACCAAACAGGACTTGTCACCTCTCCATGGTCTGG GAAAGGAACCAAGAGTGCTGAAAGAAGAAAAGTTGGACTTCACCAAGCTGTTACCACACGCTCCAAACCCTTCATGCAATATGGGCTGCTCTGGAACAGACAAGGTTAGCCTCACTGGATGTCAATGGAGGATGGCGACAACATTTTCACCTAGCCACAGTCCGTCCCGGCGCGGTGACCACAAAGAGGGATTAGGTGGGGAAATGGAAAGGACAGAGTCAGGACACTCTGTATCCTCTGTCGGAAAAGAGGCGGTCACAGAGGGGTGCGTACAGGGAAACTACTCCCCTGTGTCGGACTTTGAGGATCTGGACATGGAGCTGGCTGGCGAGAAGGGGCAGGACGCTGCCACCTTGTTGGTCAATTCTGCCCTGGTGGATACAGAGTCTAGTGACAGCCAGAAAGTGCCCCTTCCATTCACTTCTCGGAAGTCACAATCTGGGGCGTCCTGCCCCTTCTCGCCAGCCAGCTCCATGGAGACACATCCACGCTCTCCTCATATACACGTCCCCACTCAATCCCAAGGCCAGTCCAAAAGCACTGAGGTCCCAACGTGTCCAATTTCAGGTAAGGGTAGGACTATGGCTGCATTTTCTGAGATGGTCCATTTGAGCCCTATAGGAGCTTGCTCTCTGTTGCCACATTCTGTTAAAGTCGTAGGGTCATCTAGGTCTGCGCAAACGGGCATAATAGCTCCTGCTCCAACTGATTTCCAGCTAAGGATCACCAGCCCACCTCGCACTGACCACATGGCCTACACTCAGTCCTCCAAAGAAGCAGAGAAAGACCGGAAGCATGAGAGGAAGAGGCGGAACAAGAGGGAAGCGAAGGCACACTCGGTTGGTGAGTTTGACTCCACTGCCGCCATGTCCATCAAGGGTAGCTTCTCCGCCCAAATACAGGACCAACTGCAAGTTGGTGTGGGCAGGGAGACAGCCGAGGAGAGGCAGCAGAGTCAACAACACGAGAGGTTTGTGGAGAGTATAAGGGTGTCGTATGCCGGACAAGAAAATCAGACTCTGAGATTAACCTTACCTCCTAATCAGCAACACTCTCCATTGTGCCATGCCCAGTTTAAATCTCCAGACAGAGTATCATCACCATCAGGTTCAGTCTTTGCACCGTATTCCCGGTGCCCTCTGCCCTCTCCACCCATGTCTGGCTACGTGGACCCTCAGAAGGGCAAACAAGTCTCAGACCGATCCCGCCTGCCCTTCCACTCTACCAGCCCCTCTCTGGACACCTCCCTGGCCTCCAAGTTTTCCTCTCCCCGAAATGGCTCTTCTAAATCTCTCATCGTTGGTGTTCGATCCACCCACCACGAGGGCCAGTCCCTCCTGCTCCAGCTGTCGGACACAGCCAACCACCTCATAGCCGCCAGCCCCTCCCCGGAGCTCCCCTCACCCCCGGATGGTGGTCAAAGCAGACGGGGGAACCTCCCGCACTTCTTCAACTTCAAGCTCAAGCACCACTGGGATAAGGACCGGCCCTCCTGTAAGAAGCGGCCGCTAAAAGGCATCAGCAGCACTGGTGGCGCTCTAGCCATGACTCTCCCGGAGCTGCAGGAGGAGATGTCGCAGCACCACTGGCAGCCACTGGTGATTCTGGGCAGCTCAGTCTTGCTTCTGTCCCCCCTGCAGCTGGGGCCCCTAGCCCAGACCTTCTCGCGCTGCTGCAGCAAACCCCTGAACGGAGACCCCTCCACTCTGCAGCGGGGTCTCTCCCGCCTTCTCCGCGCCACAGGCCAGTTCCCCATGTCCCTCTTCAGCCAGATGGGCTTCTCGAAGTTCTCCAAGTGGGGTCTGAGCACTGTGCTGGCCGCCTCCTCCCCCGCCTCCTTCCGCCACTGGTTCAGACACAAGCACCCCGCGCCCCTCATGAGactgtcggccacggagaagacTGTGGTGTGTCAGATCATGGAGTCGCGGAAGAAGTACATGTATCTTCCCCTGCTGCCCCTCAAGGACTACACTGGCCCTCCTGGCCTGGGCAATGACAACAG CAGCACAactctcacctctccacctacACGACGAGGTAGGGTCAGACTCACCCCAGAGCGTGCCCTTTCCAACCCCAGAACCAGCCATGGGCAAAGCCCCAAGACCATGCGTCTGGATAACCAGCCTGAGCCTGTACCCAGTCTTGCCATCGCTAGTGCCAATGTCAAATATCCCGGTCTGCATGGTCATGGCTGCAGCTCATCCAGAGAG GGAGGTCTGTATGAGGCGGGTGTGGGAGCCCAGCCAGGCCAGCGCTCCAAGAGGGTATCCCAGATCCGCATTCGGAAGACTGTTCCCAAACCAGACAACAACCTCACTCCCATGGGCCTGCCCAAACCAAAGAG GCTGAAGAAGAAGGAGTTCAGCTTGGAGGAGATTTACACCAACAAGAATTATAAATCACCCACTCCCAACAG GAGCCTAGAGACCATCTTCGAGGAGCCCAAGGAGAAGAATGGATCGCTGGTCTGCATCGGCCACCAGAAGAGGAAGCGCGTGCTGGACTTCCCAGACTTTACACTGCCGCGCAAACGTAAAGCCCGGGCCAACCTGCCGCCCCTGCGTGTGAAGGGCCCCAGGGGCAGGGGCCGGAGGGAGAGGCCCGACGATGCCGACCTGGACATTATGCTCATCGAGAGGCTGAGCGAGCTGGAGGACTTCTTCACCTGCCAAGGCCTGGAGGACTGA